In Nicotiana tabacum cultivar K326 chromosome 17, ASM71507v2, whole genome shotgun sequence, one DNA window encodes the following:
- the LOC107774048 gene encoding protein LIGHT-DEPENDENT SHORT HYPOCOTYLS 6-like, whose amino-acid sequence MLDVYSTSSISKNFSPPTASPPPSPAVSRYELQKRRDWNTFGQYLKNHKPPLILSRCSGANILEFLKYLDQFGKTKVHNCCCPFFGHPQPPAPCTCPLKQAWGSLDALVGRLRAAFEENGGRAETNPFGARAVRLYLREVRDSQAKARGIAYEKKKRKNNKRQYFQEQEKEGDGHSTVV is encoded by the coding sequence ATGTTAGACGTGTATAGTACAAGTTCTATCTCAAAAAACTTCTCCCCACCGACGGCGTCGCCGCCTCCATCACCGGCGGTGAGTCGCTACGAGCTACAAAAGCGGCGAGACTGGAACACATTCGGACAATACTTGAAAAACCACAAGCCACCATTGATACTATCAAGGTGCAGCGGAGCaaacattcttgaattcttaaaGTACCTAGACCAGTTCGGGAAAACCAAAGTTCACAACTGTTGTTGTCCGTTTTTTGGACACCCTCAGCCGCCGGCACCATGTACATGTCCGTTGAAACAAGCGTGGGGCAGCCTTGACGCGCTAGTTGGTAGGCTACGCGCTGCTTTTGAAGAGAACGGAGGACGCGCGGAGACAAACCCGTTTGGGGCAAGAGCGGTGAGGTTATATTTGAGAGAAGTGAGGGATTCACAAGCTAAGGCAAGAGGGATTGCTtatgagaagaagaagagaaagaataaTAAGCGACAATATTTTCAGGAGCAAGAAAAAGAAGGAGATGGACATAGTACTGTCGTATGA